From Brienomyrus brachyistius isolate T26 chromosome 18, BBRACH_0.4, whole genome shotgun sequence, one genomic window encodes:
- the LOC125712609 gene encoding protocadherin alpha-4-like produces the protein MDGFKCLLAMCVYRGTTCLRAAGLFGLLLCLRNVASGQILYTVSEEVSQGTFVGNVSKDLNIRVTELESRMFQIIAGSTKKYFDINLKTGILFVNERIDREELCSNSQICSIKLEAAVNFPLTLFRIEINVRDINDNAPIFSEKSKNIKIAESSVVGAKFPLLNAEDPDVGSNSVKTYRLSSNEYFALEVNSDSDPVSAELVLQKALDREKQAVIRLVLTAVDGGKPPKSGTTEIIINVLDANDNAPAFDRKLYKVRAAENTPPGTVIIKLNATDPDEDINGEIIYSFSTEGSKNILTIFAINNSTGEIRVMGNLDYEESSAYEIRIEARDRGHTPLASHCKVLVEVTDVNDNAPNIKVTSLVDEIREDVRQGTAIALVTVSDKDSGKNGNVHCSISGSSSFSLENSYSHYYSIKIISDLDRESVSQYNLTITATDEGTPPLSSTSVITVHVSDVNDNAPRFPEPMINIYVKENNQIGTVIHTVTAADPDENENARVSYSLIEGSSASYSSVINVNSASGEIYSLQSFNYEEIKTFQFQIQATDSGEPPLSSNVTVKVFILDDNDNSPGILLPYSDQGSVSTESIPYSAEAGYFVAKIRAVDADSGYNALLSYHIAEPKGSNLFRIGTSSGEIRTKRRMSDNDLKTHPLVILVSDGGDPSLSATVSIDVVVVESNSEIQTHFKQLPTREESFSDLNLYLLIAIVSVSVIFLLSLISLLAVKCHRTDTSLSRYSAPVITTHPDGSWSYSKSTQQYDVCFSSDTLKSDVVVFPAPFPPADAELISINGADSLKRNQTLPTREKVRQ, from the coding sequence ATGGAtggttttaaatgcttattggCGATGTGCGTTTACAGGGGAACGACGTGCTTACGGGCCGCAGGCCTTTTTGGGCTTTTGCTTTGTTTGCGGAATGTTGCATCCGGACAAATTTTATATACGGTTTCTGAGGAGGTAAGTCAAGGAACATTTGTTGGAAATGTATCGAAGGACCTGAATATTAGAGTAACGGAACTGGAATCGCGCATGTTTCAGATTATAGCGGGATCAACTAAGAAATATTTTGATATAAATTTAAAAACTGGAATTCTGTTTGTGAATGAAAGAATAGACAGAGAAGAACTGTGTTCGAACAGCCAAATATGCTCTATAAAACTGGAAGCAGCCGTAAATTTTCCTTTGACCCTGTTTCGTATTGAAATTAATGTAAGAGACATAAATGACAACGCTCCAATTTTTTCAGAAAAATCAAAGAACATTAAAATCGCCGAATCGTCTGTGGTTGGAGCAAAATTCCCGTTGCTTAATGCAGAAGATCCCGACGTGGGGAGCAACTCCGTAAAAACGTACAGACTCAGTTCAAATGAATATTTTGCTCTCGAGGTAAACAGCGACAGCGATCCAGTGTCTGCTGAGTTAGTGCTGCAAAAAGCTTTAGACCGAGAAAAACAGGCGGTGATCCGACTCGTACTCACGGCTGTTGATGGAGGAAAACCACCGAAATCCGGGACAACTGAGATAATCATTAATGTGCTGGATGCAAACGACAACGCGCCAGCATTTGACCGCAAATTATACAAGGTTCGGGCTGCTGAAAACACTCCACCgggaacagtaataataaaactcAATGCAACAGATCCAGATGAAGACATAAATGGAGAAATTATTTATTCCTTTAGCACAGAAGGTTCCAAGAACATCTTGACCATCTTTGCGATTAACAATTCTACTGGTGAAATAAGGGTTATGGGAAACCTCGATTACGAGGAGAGTAGCGCCTACGAAATCCGAATTGAAGCTAGAGACAGAGGCCATACCCCTCTGGCATCGCACTGTAAAGTCCTGGTGGAAGTAACTGATGTGAATGACAATGCCCCAAATATCAAAGTAACGTCGCTTGTGGATGAAATCAGAGAGGATGTGAGACAAGGAACCGCCATTGCACTGGTAACCGTTTCTGACAAGGACAGTGGGAAAAACGGCAACGTACATTGCTCAATTTCTGGATCATCTTCATTCTCATTAGAAAATTCTTATAGCCATTACTActctataaaaataatatcggaTCTAGACAGAGAAAGCGTTTCTCAATACAACTTGACAATCACAGCTACAGATGAGGGAACTCCGCCTCTGTCCAGCACCAGCGTCATTACTGTGCACGTTTCTGATGTGAACGACAACGCGCCGCGTTTCCCAGAGCCGATGATAAATATCTATGTAAAAGAGAACAATCAGATCGGCACCGTTATACATACCGTGACTGCGGCTGATCCGGATGAAAATGAAAACGCCCGAGTTTCTTATTCGTTAATTGAAGGCTCTTCAGCCAGTTATTCTAGTGTAATAAACGTTAATTCGGCCAGTGGGGAGATATACAGCCTACAGTCTTTTAACTACGAAGAAATTAAAACgtttcagtttcaaattcaggcCACAGACTCTGGTGAGCCTCCTCTAAGCAGCAACGTGACCGTGAAGGTTTTCATCCTGGATGACAATGACAACAGTCCTGGGATCCTCCTGCCCTATTCGGACCAGGGCTCCGTCAGTACTGAGAGCATTCCCTACTCTGCCGAAGCGGGCTACTTCGTGGCCAAGATCAGAGCTGTAGATGCGGACTCTGGTTATAATGCGCTGCTCTCTTACCACATCGCCGAACCCAAGGGAAGCAACCTGTTTAGAATCGGAACCAGCAGCGGGGAGATACGGACTAAGAGGCgaatgagtgacaatgacctgaagaCTCACCCGCTGGTCATTTTGGTTTCTGATGGCGGAGACCCATCCCTGTCAGCCACCGTGTCTATTGACGTCGTGGTTGTTGAAAGTAACAGTGAAATTCAGACCCACTTCAAACAACTGCCTACCAGAGAGGAGAGTTTTTCGGACTTAAACCTGTATTTGCTGATCGCCATCGTGTCAGTGTCGGTGATATTTCTGCTGAGCCTCATCAGTTTGTTAGCCGTGAAATGCCACAGGACGGACACCAGTTTGAGTAGATACAGCGCTCCGGTGATCACCACACACCCCGACGGGAGCTGGTCTTACTCTAAATCCACCCAGCAGTATGACGTGTGTTTTAGCTCAGACACACTGAAGAGTGACGTAGTGGTTTTCCCGGCGCCGTTCCCGCCTGCCGATGCCgaactgatcagtattaacGGGGCTGATTCTTTGAAACGGAACCAAACACTGCCGACTCGGGAAAAGGTAAGACAGTAA